The Dermacentor silvarum isolate Dsil-2018 chromosome 11, BIME_Dsil_1.4, whole genome shotgun sequence region GAAAGATAAAGCATGCCACAAGTAGCCCTGGCCCCTCTCCTCGTCATCGCTCACGGTGCCATTGAGTAATGTGATAGCGCACTTGGCAACAGGTACGAAGAGGCACCCCACTTTCCTCGCACATAGCATTAAGCCTACGCTCACGACGGGTTTCAGGCGAGTAAATAATTATTGACAAATAGAAAAATATTCAGATTCTGTGGGATAAAACCATCAACTCTGCTCAGAGACAACTCTGATAACCTAAACACGACTTTAACGTCGCCGATTGCGCTGGCAAAAGGCGTAAGACCAGGGTGATGGTCTCCGATAAAACTGCCGCGCTTAACAAATGCGTAATTAGATAACTGTAGTGCCACGTATGAACAAGGAAAAGTAACGAAAACAATTTCGCGTCATTCGGAGTGCTTTTATCTCGAAACGAAACAACGCCTGTACGCCAAAAAAGATTGTCTAAAATTTCTTGGCACACCTTGTGGCAAGGCTACTAACTACTTTGGAAAATGTTTAATAGAAATTACGCTGCTTTATTATATTGCTATCTCGAATTATATTGCGTCAGCTAATCCTCTAGGTGTAGCAGAGCGCTACTCGGTCCCCCCTAAGATGCTGGCTTAACGTTCATCAAAGTCGCCTGAAAAGCGTGCTTCACGGCACTAACACCCATATTGCGGGAGAGCCTCCCTTCTGCCTTGTTCCTTATCTCTCTCCTCTCGAACCACGCAGTCccagagcgaggaggaggaggaggagaagccAAACCCACTGACGCTTCTGTTAGAGAAGTCGACGTTCACCTGCTCGGGCAAGACAGACGGCTACTACGCGGACAACTCGGTGAACTGCCAGGTGTTCCACTACTGCGTCGGCGGCGCCAAGCACTCGTGGATGTGCCCCGAGGGAACCGTGTTCCACCAGGTGCACCTGAACTGCGTACCCGCCAGCCAGGACATCTGCAACTCCGCTGAGAAGTTCTTCTTCGTCAACGACTACCTGCACAAGGCGAGTACGCTAGCAGCACGAGCGGCCTTCTTGACTCGTCATGGTAGCTCGCTGGAAATAGTGGAAACTGCATTCTACCTGCTCAGCGGGAGGTCGTGGGTTCCATTCCCGCCCGCATTCAGAGGGGATTGGAATGCAGTCCTTTGTGTGCTGTCTTTTGGGTGAATGTTAAACCCCAAATGGTCAAAACTAAACAGGAGCCAGCCACTACGTTGTGTTGCTAGCAGAGCTGCTAAGAATGCTCAGGACAGTATGAATGTTGCAAAGTCACAGGGTGCAGAAATGAAGCCGCTAACTGCACAGCGTGCCACCGTATTGAAACACGAAGAAGTTGGAGCTAATTAGAACGCAATTTCAACGCATTATCTCGCTTCTGATTTAGTGAACAGGCGTAATATCAGAATTATTTCGGCTTGAAGGCTTAGTCTGAGGCACATGCCATCTTTGAGGGCTGGTTAACTGGCTGCGCAAGATCGCGCTCAAGAGTTATTACTTGCAGAAAGGTGTTCTACTTTAAAATAACTTGTTTTTAGACTAGCTCATTGATACTCAGTGAAGCCATCGTAGCGCAAATAAAACACACACAAGAAAGACAAGATCGGACAGTACAAGCGCTCGTGATGTCCAGTCTTGTTCTTCTTGTCCCCGTTTAATTTGCACTGTGATGGCTTCTACTCTGTATTCCGAGTATTCTACTCTGTAGTTGTTTATTCGAGTTTCATTTGTCCACGATGGTACATCTCGACAGGTGTCGCAAGAGTTCAGAACCACAGTCGGTAACTGGTTGCGATGGTCTTCACAGACCACATCACAAGTTTTTGTATTTGACAATCAAAAACAACCAGTAGCGCctcttttattgttttttattaGCTTTTTAATTACGTCAAAACTTTTACGGCAGAAGAACAAACGTAAGTTGTCATCCTAGCACAGTCAACATACAGTACAGCGTTTTAATGGTACAGCTATTAGCTCATGCCGCTTAGAAGCGTACGGCGTCGATGGAAATTGACCGTATATCTAAATGCTAACACTGAATCGCAGCGCGCCTATTTTTCCATTATGTTCCTGCTTGATTTGAACCGTTTGTGACACTAACTTCTTATGCACTCCACTTTGGATTTCGCCCATTCGTTATATCAAGTTGTGCTTGTCAAGGACATGGTGAAGAAAAATATATAAGGCGCTACACCTACAGGTGCTGGAAATAACAATCAGCTTAAAAACGTTATGTACTATCGCTATATACAAATGCTATATATGCTGTATTGCCACATGGACAGCACCCGAGTTGACCAAGACCTGCAAAACAAGAAAATGCACAAGCCTGAGAGTCTGTCAACTTAACATTCCAAGCCCTTTACAGCAGCTGCAAAAAATCAGCACATACTATTTTGTCACAGCCTACAACATCAAGCAAGAAAGACCACACAAAACTCGAACAGCCGAAGTTCCTGCAAACTAGTGATGCCATGTGGTCTTAATTATATTTCCCAGACTTCTGACAAGCCTGTCTCTCACAGTCATAGTCTGTTGTGAGAGCGTAAAGGTTTGAATATAGCAAGCCACGCTTATTGCCTAGTGTTCCACAAGCGAAACCTTACTGACGCATTACTACATTTTAGTTGTGAGCGAAATTTTGTTGCGGGCTGTTTAGTTTGATTTTTGCCGTGTTGTAGCAAATCTTTAGCTGTGTGACTGCTTTGCTATAAATAACTTTTCtaaccaagaaagaaaaaaaaatgcatttactgCATGAGCACACTACGCATTGTACACACATGCGATTCTGTGTATTATTGGTTTGTACATGCCTATCAGAATCCAGCCAGTAGGTAGGAGAGATGAATTAAGTGAAGACATCCGACAATTAGCATTGTGAAGTAGCCTTCTCTATGCCATGTAATCTAGGCACTGCCCTCTGTCACaattaatagagagttttagcttgttcATATATGTAATTACTGTTCACATAGTTCTGGGTTACCGGGCACATAAATGCGAGCAGCCAGGTTGGTGGTGCCATCGTTTGGTGCTGAGTTTAACCAGAGGGGACACAGAACAATTATTGCAGCAACTAACCATATTATATTATATCTATAGTGTAAAGGGTCCGTGGCGACGCAATCGACATCATGTAGCTTCTTTTGTTTTATATTGCTTTGACGAGAGCCACCACGTAACACAAAAACGTGTCATGAGTTGTTGGACAAAGCCTTACAAGATGTCTCTAACAATGTTGTTACTGCCGTCCACATTACCCGGTTTCTACAAATTGTAATATGTATGCGCATAAGTTAAACTCTCACCCAGTATTTCCATAAATAGTAATATTTATACAGACAAGATAACACTCTACAAGTTTTACCTTGTCCGTATATCGATTACTCTTTACAGAAATACGAGCTTATGGTAAACATGGGCTCTGGTATCCGTGTTTTGGCTAAGTGGCAAATGATGCCACCCGTACCGTTGCTGATAAAATCTACACTTTTCATCTGGAACCGCCGCAGACGATGCTTAGTTCCCGTTTATTCTGGACAATACAGGTCAGCGCTCCATCTAAACATGGTATTAAATCACTAAATTAGAGCATGACATGACCAGCAACTTAGCAATAAGAGCCAGTTACAAGGCTTCCTTATTTACTCAACATTAGGTACAAGAGACAGCACAACCAGAAGGAACAGAATATTAAATCAACGCCTTCTCTGACACCACCCTATCTTTTCTAACGAAACAGGAACTAGAAACCAGCAGTCCCAACAACACGCTGGTCTGCAGTCAGTAGCGCTAGGGTTGATCAGAGTGGTTCTGCTATGCACACAATTACATTGTGAACACAGTTGCGCTGTTTGCACTGCCACTGCTTTTTAACTAAGATTTTGCTGTAGAGAACTTTTGAAGATGAAACATTCACTAGCTGACAGCTTTCCCGTACAGCAGTTCCCTGTACAGCAAATTCTCCAAATAATGACTGGTTGGAAATTTGCAAGTGCGTCTCTTGCATGAAACCAAAGCAAAAAACACCTAGGGAGTTATGACTAGTACTGTGCTTCATCCTAGTCTTTTCACAGTAAGCACTAGCCACGCAGCCTTTCCATAAAGGACAGTGCTGCACCAGCATCGAGCACTGACCGTCGTGAACCACTAACTGATGCTTCACCCTCGTTCTCTCTCTGTGCCATCGCAACCAAACAGGAACTGGAGTCCCGCGGCCCCAACAACACCGTGCTCTACGCCCAGCGGTACTACCCCGAGGGATACGTGCTGGGTGACCCCTTCCCAGCGCCAACTGGAAACCAGGCAGGTGCCCCCCGCCCTCAGGCACCCCCTCAGCAGGCCCAGTACGAGCCCCAGCCACAGGCCCCACCCAGGCAGGTGTTCCGTGGACAGGCCGCCCCTCGCGGACCCCCAGCCCAGTTCCAGCCCCAGCAGTTCCAGCCACAGGCGCCCCCACAGTACAGCTCCCAGGTACAAACAACTTCAATGTATTGCAGTCTACTGACAAACTGTGCTTTCATAAATGGACGGACATGgcgcttgtaaaaaaaaaaaaaagtaagcaggAGGCTACACTGGCACTTCCATTTTACTTTGCCATTTGCAGCAAGATGGCGATGCAGGCTATTTGGTCGATGCTAATGTTGAAGTTTTTTGAAAAAAATAACGATAAAACCAGGAGGGTAGAATACAAGACGTGTCTTAGTTCGTGTCCTGTTTTGTTTTGTGCTCTACCCTCCAGTCTATGTCATTGCACTTCAAAAGACCTTCAAGCTTGGCACTGCTGTTTGCAGCTTTGAACAACCATCTTTAGTTACATAGTTTTTGCAAGCTTGTCTGCATCGAATGTGACAGCGGCAATGCTGCATCTTCATGGTATCACTCTCTGCAGGTCGTCTATAGTTACCACATGGGAAACTATACCTCGAGCCTCATCAGTGATGTCCGCCTGTCTATGTCCATTTGTAACCAACTTGACCTGATTTGACGTTTCATGACTGGACACCCCTTCGTACAGCCACACAAGAACTCGCATACAAGTTCACAGTCATTACGGGGCAACAGCACACCATAAATGAGACAAGAAAGACCGACAGGACAGGCGCTGAGCCTGTCAGTGTTTGACAGGACCAGCTGTCGGTCTTGGACAGGACAGGCGCGTCTTTTTTCGCTGGCCTTTCTCGCGCTGTTTGCCCGTAATGAAACCATACCAACAAGCTCAAGTTCAGACCCTTTTAAAGTTCACCACTCCCCACCCATATAATCCCAATTCTATCTGTTCTCCTGCTTATGCCCTTTTGAGATACTGAACTTTGTTACATCTGCGTTTTTTGTCATAGCAAGATTGCAGTATAAATGCTTGTGAGAAAGCCCATTCGACAGCAGGGGatgtattctgaaacgttccacttcggcgatagttcgccttttGCCTTCAGGttcgcgctgattggctgtttcagcaaaattggACAAACTGATCGTTGAGCACGCCGTCAtacaattttgctcaaccagccagtcagcgcgcgcctgaaggcgaaattgtcgcctaggcgaaatatcgccgaagtggaacgtttcagaatacgtccctaGAATTCGTCACTGTGAATTGCAGTTCTTTTGAACATTCATCACTCTGTTGCTGAACATCATTGAAAACATGTTCATTTTTCTTCATCGCCACCAGCAGCCCGCCGCAGCTCCCGCACAGTTCGGAGGAGCCCAGCCCAGCCGAGGATCCAGTGGCAGCGGCTTTGGCTTTCCCCCAACACGCACCTACATAATTCCAGCTCCCAACAAGGCGCCAGCGGCTGACGCAAACCCCTCCTACCTCTACCGCCAGGGTGCTGCCTCCAATTCGGCCCAGTCCCATCAGAGCTCGGTCAAGTACGACGACGACTACTGAGAGGCACAAAAACAGTGTGAGTCTATGCAAACATcatgtgtatgcatgtgtgtatgtattaGTGCATGTGTCCTGTCACAGGGAAACATGCTGGCATTGAGCACAGCATACAATCCAATCAATTGACATTACTGACCTAGTCTGCAAAAGGGAACAAATAGTCAAAAGTTGTTATAATGAAGTCTCATCTGACGTGAAAATACTTTTGCTATATCCGATATTCACTATAAGCAATATTCATTACATGTTGAAAAAATATCAGtgagaaacattttagatttacttcactatatctgtgtttgttatatcaaggttcaAAGAAGTCTTCGATTTAGTTTTGAATATGCAATGGCTTCTATTTTACATCGAGGAGCATATGTCCTACTATTGCTTTTGAGCAAACAAATAATGTTCAACAGAAATGTAATGTGTGAGGATGACATCGTATTACACGGAATGGTACCATGAAGGAAAGGAAAGACTTTGGTAAACAGGAGAGTCTGGCTTGCCCCCACTCTGTAAGCCACCTGGTCGTAAATTAACAtgtcacttaaaaaaaaaaaaacttcggccGTTAAAGTTTCCAGCTAACGTGAAGATATGGTATCAATTACCACGGTACTATGCGACTACATGCACAATAAACAAGTACCAAAGCAGTGTGTACATGGAATCAGAAATGATCTACTGCCAGCAATCCTTTCCCTGAACAAGGTGCAGCCGATTGTGGTCTGCCATGCCATACCTATTTTAGAGCACAAAAAAGGGGCTAATAACTGTCCAGATTGCTTGTATAGCATAGAAGGCTCTGGTAAGTCAAAAGATGGGCATCTCAGGGCAGAAAGCACATAATAACCTCAATAGACACAAGTGGTGTGCTGCCTTGCTTGACTGCAATTAACAGAAGTTTAGGACAAGATTAAAAAGATGTTTGGCAGCCCTTAACAGTTTCTTTAAGTCAGCACTCAACATATATGAATAAATCTATACACTCAGCTTTCCTCTTTACTCCTTCTCTAAAATTTTATGAAAGTCATTAAAATTGGTGTACATCCTTGTAACAAAAAACAACGAAATCTCAGAAGAGAGACCAAAACACCGCCACTTATAATGGATCTTTTCCATCTTCTTTTTTCTGTCATGTTCATGTTGCACTAAAGCATTTGTAATCACATTATGACATTTTATCCACATTTCAACATGCCTAGGCAAGTGTAAGTAAATGTTAGCAACATCACAGGCAATGTTTAAGCAAAAAGAAGTGAAAGACCTTTGCATAGAAAACTAAAAACAAGCATACGTCCCTTTGCAGCAATGCAACCTGAATGGAAGTGGCTTCTGAACCCCTCATCGTTTCATCACAAACCTCCAGCCATGGCTTCCTCTGTGACACTGGCACGAAATAACCCAACACGACAGTGCCACAAGGGGCCACCCGGCACACATTTTGCAACATATCAAGGTCCCAGTGCTTGCGAAGACAAGGACTCTACACTGTCTAGCCAGCagctttttctttgtgtgtgtgtcttcgGTGCAAGGCGATGGTCAGTCTCTCCCGCGGCGATGTAAGCTGACGCAAAGCCAAGACAAGCCACCTCCATCTGACTGAAGATCAGAGTCTGGCTACAAAAGTGTGTTGTTTCATTTCTCCTCCTATAGCTCGCTTTCCTCTGTTTGCACCGATTGGACTGCCAGACACTGCTGCCTCATTCATGCGGCACAGTGAGTAATCATTTCCAGATGTGCACATAGTCCAGCACACACCGTTTCACACTGCTTTTGTTTGCAAGACAGAAAGCACGTGAGTGAAGTGAAAGCGGGGAGGGGCTTGCTGTGCACATGATAAGCAGCAGTAATTATGTAACTCAGATACTCAAAGACAGAACATGACATAAACATGAAAAGTTATAAAGGATTTCAGGGTCACGCCAATGCAATGTAGTTAAACTAGTTTgaaagaaagagataaaaaaaCTGTTCCCAAATTGTGCGCAGAACACTACTAGCATTACTGTAGATGTCACAGATATGAAGCCTGAAGTGCTATAGCTTCACGGCATGCTTTTACAAAAGAGCACATTCACAGCCTTCAGGCTGCTCTGTCTGCAGGCCAAACAAAGTTGCGTGCACTGTTGGTGCTAGTGAgaatggctatatatatatacatatatacatatatctttTTTCATCATAAACAAACGGAATATGACTACTGGAACTGTGAAACTGTACATTCTGGAACAAAATGATAGTGtgttttttaaataaagttgtgtTGTCACAATACTGGGTTTTTGTCATGATTGAAAAGGCTTCAAATCTATGGACTATACAAGTAACAGCAGACCAAAGGCAAGCGACTACTCACATAATGCCATCAACTCTTGACTTCATCTTCTTCATGAGAATCCTAGGAAGAAAAATACATAACCAGAAATTAAAGTCTGGAGCAGAAAGAAAGTGATATTATACAAAGAAATGCACAATCCGTTGTTCCTTGCATAATCATATGGGAACTTCAAGGCACTTTTCCTGAATTTCACTTGCTATTCAATTATGAAAAATGTCAAACAATTGCACAGGCAGCTAATAATACTTGACCATTATAGTGTAACCCAATGGTCCCTTTCATACTTCTAAACAATAATTCAAGGTGTAGGAGACAAAGCCCACCAATAGAACAAGCAGTAAAGGAACTCTAGGTAAATAAAGTGCATGCAATTATCGAGGTTTCAAGCCCTCAGTTTGGCACAAACCTAGACATATCGCAATGCAGCACTCACATGGCAGTGATTTGACAAAACCACCCACTTAGGTGCAATAAAACTATTTGTTTGCACAGTAAACGAACAAAACTGCAGGAATAAACAAGAGATGGAGAAGTATGTACCATGCTTAAAGTGAACAAGATGCATAACCAAGTCAATGTATCATTGCTCGCTCGAGTGAGATGCTATTAATGAAAATGGCCATTAGTATACTGGGTATGTTCACCAGATGCCGTTACTGCACATGAATCCACAAGCTTAGCCAAGCACTGTTAGGAGGTGGAGTGGTGCAACAAAGCAGCTTTTTACACCAGCTTTGGTACAAGTTGAACAAAAAATGTATGGCAATGATTAAGGCCATGCTTATTTCTCTACTTCAAAATACAAGTTCCAGTAGCATGGGCAAAATGCCAATTACAGGATTGGTAGCGTCCGTGCCCTCCTACATATCCAAGTTAACCCTCTAACCCTCAATCCTGAGCTGTACTCGTCATGGGAGGTTGTACCAATATCACCCAATGATGAGCCACACTCATTCAGACCGATGTTGTGCTGCTCCGATCGCCAAAGACCAGTTACAGTTAGCAATTGGCTTTCGGCTCAATTTCGAACACTAGAGGGTGGTAGAAGCATGTAATCAAGTATCAAGGATAAAGTAATatattttcagaatcagaattAATGACAAAAAAAGTTCATGGCTACAGTAAAAAATTGGTAAATTTGGTACATTTTTCCAGAATCATTTTGGGGTTTAAAGGGAGACTGAAGAGAAACACTAAGTCAGTTTAGACAGATAAACTGTCATTTCAAAGCTCTATTCTTGAAACTTTTGCGGTAAGAGGGTTTTaactagaagagaaaatgacggCTAAACTTCCATTTTTTTAATTACACACAGAAACCTCAGCACTCATATGCGAGTGTGACTATGCAAATTTCAAAGTTTTTCCATATAATAGCCATTATGGTGCTGAAAAAGTCCTTGAAACTGGCCACTAAGTCTTCAGCTTCTTTACAATACAACTTAATCTAGCTACACTgctaaaaaattaactaggcctacACAGACGTCAAAATCCATGGCGTCACAGCTGGCTGGTGCCGTCATCACCAGTCTTTCACTCCTTTGTCTTTTCTGGCATGTCAAGCTGCCTCTCATGGcaagagtggctttttttttttttgttctttagaAAGGTCATTTACTGATCAAGCTCAACTCATTCTTCTCTTCAGTGGCCAGTAAAGAGACAGCAGCACTGGCTTCTATTCAAGTACAGAGTATATGGCAGTATGAGTGGAAAGATGCAAATACTCAGCAACCCTAGCTCCAACCAGCAAAAGTATGCAAGATCGCATGTGATCTGTTAACAGTGAATATATGTCCAGGAGTGATGGAAAAATTTGTaagattagacagttttagtttagcgtggttaccggaatagcgggcgtaccggaatagcgggatcgaagtgcgcatgcgcagaacgctaaccgacccataccgtttaccgtgcgcacgctatttctcagagttaacgttaccgtgttagcgtggtgtacgtagtgtacgtaaaacatggcggcggtcccggtcgcccgcttcgaactgaatttggcgttgtttttgtagaattcacttcgttcgtagcaaatgactgcgtaaacggcttttgcttagtctcatgccgcttcgccgagagagtgttatggctaatcttgaggaattttcgagatcacttctcgtttcgaacgcgcctaagcctaacgagagaaattttttctgagatgcgagtgccatctgtcgctaaagtcgggagataggcgcgacgacggcatatggcctctgagatgggaggatttcggaggctatggtagatagcttgtactgcttgtctgtttcgttgctgATCGATTTGGAGGCTATGGTagatagcttgtactgcttgtctgtttcgttgcagatcgacggacatgtgaagtaaaaatacaacgcgctcctggcttccattgcgctgcctatcgcactttccggacgcacacacacatagaattaggtgccctgtgtaagcgaaattcaaagcgtaatggaattgcgtcccgcacgtaaactacgctatcacgctatactaaagctctctttctgcaaagttcgtttgcggaacggtaatgCTATTTCCCGTacccccgctattacgctaacgctaaactaaaactgtctagtgtttCAAGCGCATGCTACAGACAACGTCTAACACATTTCCTTGAGCTATAGTTGCTGGGACAGTGCAAATGCGTACAGCGTGGGCATAGAAGGACAGAGGGGAGAACAATGCTGTGTCCAGCGTCATTTCTGCCTCTGTCCTTGCCTCCTAATGATATGGCTATGCATACACGGCATACCAATATGAAGAGGATCACCATATTTCCATTTAACGTCAAATGTTTTCCTTGCTCCTGCattttaataaaaagaaaagctcCACCGTGGCCATTCTTCAGCATTAAAACTACACAGCCAATAGCAGTGAATGGGATTCAGACAAATGCATTTGTAGAAACTGCTGTTTGAACAGAGATCAAGTGTTTGTCATTATAGTGGTGCGATGCACACTTGAGACGGCCCCTGCATTGCATTGTCTGCAACTGTCGACCACCTCCCGGGACAGCTCCATTCGCTTCACAGAAAAAGAGAGGTCTTCAATCATACAAATTGCGAAGCTCCACTAAGACCTAAATTTCTCAAACTGCGGTAAGCAAACCCCAAGGGGTCCTAGAAAGGGAACAGGAGGGCTTGCAGCGACTCCTCTAGAAACGTGCCAATGACATACATTTATTCCAGTCTTCACATCAATAAAGGTAAAATTaaaaacaagaaccgtaactgaCATGTGTTGAA contains the following coding sequences:
- the LOC119433189 gene encoding uncharacterized protein LOC119433189 produces the protein MRTTVLAVTVFVTIAAVSASRSARQAPYQPGGGAASRGQAAGGYDAYQPQQAQAQSFRPQVQAAPQQAYDQSAYQGQPAPRGRTTVQSFGGGLARPTQQSQSQGGQQSQSEEEEEEKPNPLTLLLEKSTFTCSGKTDGYYADNSVNCQVFHYCVGGAKHSWMCPEGTVFHQVHLNCVPASQDICNSAEKFFFVNDYLHKELESRGPNNTVLYAQRYYPEGYVLGDPFPAPTGNQAGAPRPQAPPQQAQYEPQPQAPPRQVFRGQAAPRGPPAQFQPQQFQPQAPPQYSSQQPAAAPAQFGGAQPSRGSSGSGFGFPPTRTYIIPAPNKAPAADANPSYLYRQGAASNSAQSHQSSVKYDDDY